The DNA window TTGAAAACTTGACCATGGATTAAGACATCTACTCCAATTATTAAACCTGCTGAATACAAACGTCACTTCACCTAACCAATATAAAATTAGACAGTTGCACAATTTAATGAAAGTCATACACCGGTCACCGGTGTCGTTATTTTATTTGGATGTTTCGATTTTTAATCCCACATTTTTCTATATTTCTCATTACAGCCCCCGCGTTTAGGTTTATGCTACAATTTCCTATTGCACAACATATCCATGGCTACACAAATCAAACAGATGAGATCATGGACATCATCACCATCTATTTTGCTACTTGGGAGTTTAGGTCAAGACCAGAAGTTTATCATGCTAGGGAAGGGCCAGAGCTCTGCTCTGCTGGAGCTTGAATCGCTAGCATGAATTGCAAACTTGTGAAATATAAATTCTAAACTCATCTTTAATTGTGCTATAAAGGCTGAATCCTTGTGAACTGTAAAAGTATGGAAACAACTGAGGTTCATGCAACTGTGTCCCTGATCCTACTATTTCATTGGAAACCAAACAAACAGTGAAGGCTGGAGTATATACAGTAATTAGTTAAAAAGATCTTACCTTCTGCAATATCTTGAGCTCCTCACAGGCATCCCACTTCATCTTCTTGATAGCATAGGTCTCTCCATTTATGGACCCTTTAAACACAGATCCGTCAATCAAGCAATTCTCACCGAACCCATCAGTAGCTTCTTTCAGTTCATCAATCTTAAAGACCCTGTACTTATCCAAGCAATCTGAAACATCTGCCATCAAACTCACTTCTATATCCTTCAACCCTTTCCTTCCTCCATTGAACTGCATCCTCTGCTTCTCCTGATCATCTCTCTCAaaatctcttctcttcttcaatacACCGTCTCTATAAAAACAAACCCCGCTTACCAAGACCAACAAAATCCCGGCAATTCCTAGTCCAACTGCTAATCCTATGATCAAACCTTTCCTCTGAGTCTTCCCAGAAGGCGCCAAAGAAGGAAAAACCGTTGGTTGTGCCAGTTGTGGAAGTTGATTTACTGGTATGAATATGGTATCAAAAGGCTGTATGTTATTGCCATTAGCATCCACAATAGATTGTGTTTCGACTCCAAATGTTGAAGCAACTGATGATAAGTTATCAGAAGGCTGAAACACATAAGATACCAGATAATTCACCTTGTTTTGCAATTGAGTTTGATTAGGACACTTGCAAAATATTGGAAAGATCACTTCTACTCCTATTGGGAGTCGTGTGGGGATAAGCGTAGGGTTAACAAGTTCAACAGACTGGTAGGTAGTAAGGTTTCCGAAGGATTCAGTTGAGACAAGGTAGAAAGTGTCATCTGGCTTTATGGTATATGTGATGTTTGCAAAGGAGATGCTAGTGCCATTCATGGTGTTGCAAGAACATGATAAAGGGACAAACAAGGGTTGATTGGGGATGAGAGGAGAGGCTGGAGAGGAGATGTTACTTGGTTTTGATATCATAAGGCGGCTAACCGAGAAAAGGTCACCGATTGAGGAAAGGTCAAGGAAGTTAGGAGCCGTAGCCCGGTAGAAGGCATAGGTTTGGCATGGAAAGGAACTCTGATTGGCTGTGCAGGTGAATCCTTGGGTGCTTGGTTGGGCTTGAAAATGGTGGAGGATAGTACTGTAATAGataaaaaagaggagagagatgACTAGATGGGATTTGGCTGTCATTTTTGGCTTGGTTGTTCTGCCTTTCTGCCTTGCAATGTTTTGTATTAAAGAAGACAGAGATTTGTATACTCCGTAGTTTAAAGAGATGGTGGAAGTGCAAACTCTCTCCTTGTTAAAATTGGATTCAAGATTTTAGGACAGTGAAATGGGTCCAGCTCCCTGGTGGATCCCACCTTCAAGGATTTTAGGTAAGCTTCATCGGATGGACACGGGCACCAAGCTCTATATGTATCCACCAGTTTTGTCTTATTTTCCAACTAAATTCGAATCGAAAGAAGAAATTAAGCGCATAGAGAGCTTGATTCGAGCTTTCAATTCATAAGAGAAGAAAGATAAGATAAGAGCCTGGTTTAGGACAAACTCTAAAACATCCAGACCCCCTATGCAAACTGCAAAGCTACATGTATATGGCTTAAGATGGCCGAATTGTATGACCTTGCAGTGGGGGAAACGTTCAAGCTGAGGGAATCATACAGTATGCATTTGGAAAAGTAAAACAAGATCAAGTCAAGTTGAAATTTGGAAACTAAATCagttttaaaactcataaaGATAGTTACAGTGGTTTAACCATTTCACGCAACCGGATTTTCAAActacataattttcaaaaacttgAAATAGATGGGAATCTGAGCTGACAACAAAAGATAGCGTTTTAAGACCGGTTTTAAGTTCTGGACTTCAGCTGGGAATAATGCGGAACTCAAAAGATAAGACTACACTCAAACACATCCATTTCTAGCAGGGTACAAAATGTAAGATTTAAGGAGATTCTACTGCAAGCAGCTAACAGTAATTGCAAATAACTGCTCTAAAGAATCTACACATCCTCAGCTGAAATAGCTGCTCTTTGTTTCCTCAAAGACACTTTGTCCAGGGctaagttttggttttttattgagaattctAACAGTAACAAGCTAAcagaattcaaaataaaaactacagcCGTCGCTCCAACTTCAGCTCTCAGTTTTGTGGCATCACAAGTGTCATCTTGTCGTCATTTTCAATAGAACACTTCCCTGGGTGACTTTAATGCTTCCCCACCAAGGATGACTAACAGAACACGACGAATcttgatgattaaaaaaatgagaaatcaTGATTATAATTAAAGATAGCATAAAAATTCCTAGTTAACTGCCTTCTCGAGAAAATGGTGGTGGAATTTGACTCTTGAAACGTCAAAGCCGCTCTTTAGGACTTCCTACCCCTTAAGAACTCTAGCATGTACCCATGGTCACACACGTAAACTCTTCCATACAAAAACATTAACCTGAAGCCAATTTATAACATGCTTCTTCTTGGTTACACATTAGTCAATCTCAACTTATTTAGGTCTAAATTCAACCAACCAGTGGTAGAAAAATAAACGTCTGAATTCTGAAAAACCGACTTCTCTTCCATCAACACACTcgcaacaaaaaaagaaagaaagaaatccaaCACACAAAATATGGGCATTTGCTGTGTGTGTGTTCATGTGAAAAGTTAACATCATGTTTCCAAAACACCCTGACTTCATTCACGGCTTAAGTAACGACACAGGGAATCTATAGACGAAGAAAAGGTGGAATAAAATTGGGAAATATAAACTATACCTTTCAACAAGGTCACTTACTTACAGAACGAATACAATAACAATTCTTGTTGCCAAGGTAAAATTATCTCTTGGTTATGTCTTCCCTTGTTATGGTGAAATCCCAGAGGTCTCCGTATTTCTCATTGAAGTCCCATATGCTCATGGTATTATAGTCATCTATTAACTTGTCACGAGCTCCTCTCTCCATATTGTATATCTGGGGCTCAAAGTTGTGTGGCTTGTCGGGTTTATCCATCTCAATCACACagaaaataaacacaaatagACCTGCTCCAATGAACAGATACTCCCCCTGAAAGATAAGATCAAAGATTAATTAACTGTGTCAATCATAGAATTGAGGTCatgttcttgatttttcatCCTGAAGAAGCCTGTCGACAGTAGGTTTAATAATCAAATCTTGTATGGAAGCTGAGTCTGAATTAGATTTTACCGGCACATTGAAATACATCCCAGCGGCAACTGCTGGAAGGAAGATCCATGAAATAAACCCTGCAAGCCATTAATGGTGAAATATCAAGCCCAAAAATTTACACCTGAACAGTTTACATATCACCTTTAAATAATTCTAATCTACAGGACCATGTAATCCAAAATTTTGTGGCATTTATTATACCTTGAAAACCTGTTGGGGGCTCTGTTGAGGTATATTCTTCTTTAAGTATTTCCCAGTATGTTCCTGAATAAACATCCCATTAAGAATTAGGTAttgcttatatttttaatacattaaaaacgTAATCATGCTTTTGTTATTGAATACCAGACACGTAACAcccctaattaattaatttgactgATTCAAACCCTTAGTAAATCTTAGCAAAAATCTcatacaaacaaaaacatacTTTTGTCTTGGCCTTCAAAGTAAGTATGATGCCCATCCCACTCTCCATACTTGAAATcttcctggaaaaaaaaaataagaacgaGCTGTATTAGCAAGACCAAACATTCAGACACAAACTAAATACACATACGCTTAACATTGAAGATAAAACGACGCATACAGCATCAACACCAGGAGTGGCCCAACGGTCTCTAGGATCTTCGTTGAGGTCAGGCTCAATCTCAGACAACCCAGCTGCATTCAATCTGGTTCTTGAACCATATTTAGTTCCCAATTTCTTGATGGTTCTCTGGTTAAAAGCACTAACCATATTTCCAATTTGGTTATTACAGCTGATTTTAGGGACTGGATTTGCCAACAGAATTGAGAGTGATGAACTCGCtgccatttttgtttttttttttttgccctccCTTATCCGCTTCTATGAGTTGAGCTTCAGCCTTTGAATTAAATGCCCGCCTTTCATTTTTATCTCGTTATTTCTGTTAAGAAAAATGATTGAGTTACTCTGCTTCGTAGGAGTATTCGTGTACAACCTTGGATTCTTTGCAACACGTGTTCATGGAGTTTCCATTGTGTTGACGTGGCAGTTTATTATTGCGAATCGCAATAATAAACCTATGCGCAAGGGACAGattgtttttttggtgaaaaaataattattatttttggatgttgttatatatttttaattattaatgttaaaaataaattttaaaaaattaaaaaaatatattattttaatatatttataaataaaaaacaattaaattttaatatcaaatgtgTTCCAAATCTAATTCACATTTACAAGTATGATTGagggtatttttatataaacaagaaTTAACAtgtgttttagatattttatttaaaatatattaaaataatattttttaaagtgtatttttgtatgattttattattaaaaataaataaattttattttaataatattttgattgaaaaaacaCCATTAACTACCAAACCTACATTAACCTTGGAGCACGATCCAGCAAGCATTGTAAATAAGCCATGCATGAATTCACATGTTGCTAAAATGGGCGTgaattcaaaatacaaaaataaattggcAAAGGGATTGAGGAGGAAATCCACCATGTAAACAATCGTTCTTCATGGTAATAAATTAGCAGTACGCCCAAGGACAcctataaaatgtttttaatattttaattaatttaaaaattttaagcggatgaaataaaaatgaattattttaagtccttttttttatgttttaaaaatatttttgaaaaaaataaattttattttattttttacttcaaattaatatttttttaatatttttagatttttttatccgctgataataaaaataatttttaaaaaataaaaataatattattttaatatatttttaaataaaaaataatttaaaaaatcaacacaacCACATTTTGATACAAGTTtacttaactaaaaaaaatccatttataaGAGTCAATAATGGGAAGAACGTGAAAACGACCTGGAAAGGCTCCTATGTCAAAAAATATTAGAAGGATGGTGGGTgtatagttttatttaataggtctaacaaatcacaaaataacCATTGACTATCTATCgagaaaacaattattttgaaaataataaataatggaaAAGTAAAAGAATAGGAAAGGAAAGGACGGGAGGATGGTGAGCCGAGCGCGTCATGCCTACGCAAATGGTCCTGGGATGGACGCGCCCGaccaatccataaaaaaatagtgtGGATCCGATAACAAAGGCGAACGATGCGTCGCCGCCTTTATAACTTACGCAAACCAAATGTTGCTGAAAAATCAGGGGGCGCTGGTTTTGCCCTTCCAGTCCTCATTTCTATACCTTTTTTAACCTCCAAACATCTTAGGATTATCTCAAAGGacatttaataattaatcttgaacctcaaaatatattttaatcgaTCCTAGAAACTCAAAAAATCCATGCTCTCCTCGGGATCCTATTTTAACACATTAAAGTTTAAGGACCATTTCGCTTACaattaaggaccaaaatgaattcATATTCATGACAAGTTTTTTAATGGATCGGGCAAGGGTTTGACTTAAGGGGCCGAGTGCCGGCCCATTTCCATCCCTACGTAATTTATAACCCTGTTCTGGAGCAGTTAGAAATAGTGGTAATATCGAATCGCTAAATGAATACACTAACGTGATTTGATGATGATCTTAACTAAAAATGTCCAATTTCCCACTGAAAGGAAACTATGAACTATTCCGCTGGTTTTGCACACCAATGCCAACGACTGTTTGGTTCATCGGCAAAGATCTTTTTCTCATCGTTCAATGAGCATGGATTGATAGCAAAACTCCACTTTTCTTCTCCACATGTGCTCTTCTTTATGTACTGTGGGTGATTGGGTCTTCAGATAAATTACAGCAGGGAGCCATGTCTTTGCTTGATGGGCTACCCAGACCCAAATGTATTCCAGATAGTGGAATGGGCCACTTGTAAAAGCGTCAAGCATCAGCACCACACCAGAGACCCGACTACAACTTCAAAATCTTACCCCTCCCTTCTCTGTCAGAGAAATTCCGATTTTGTCAAGATAAAATCCTGCTAAGGCACTACGCTGAATCCCGCCAACACCCCCACCGTGTTGCTGACTACTAATTTTTCTTGCTCTGTAAAATTTCATAGAATTTAGTGCTTATCTTTTGTCAAAAAGAAACAATGTTTGTAAAATTGCAATTAGATGCCCGTTGTTTTAACATATTGAGCTCCCCCAGGACCTCAACCATCACAGGAGCTTCAGTCTCCACAAACACAGGAGTATCACTTTCTCCACTAGAAAAGATTGAAACTGTCAAGAAACGCAGAGAGCAAAGCCTTCTTGAAATCCCCAATAGACGAATTCCCAAGAAGTTCAACACAGATCACAAACAGACTCCTAATAAACCTAGCTTCAATAAAAACCCAGATAGAGAACCGAGAAACAACTCAAGGAATAGTACTCGAGTTGAAAATAAGAAGAGTTTTGGGGTTGGTCTGGAGAGGCTTAATGGTAATGGCTCGGTTGATAAAGCGCACACCAAATGTTCGAAGAAATGGGCATATTATGGAGGTTGTATTCCATCAATTTTGGAAGCTCTCGATACGATTAAAGACCTTGACGAGGCATTGAAGCCATGGGAGGATACTCTTAGTAACAAGGAGAGGAGCATAATTTTGAAGGAGCAGTCTAGTTGGGAGAGAGCTTTGGAGATTTTTGAGTGGTTTAAGAGAAAGGGTTGCTATGAGTTGAATGTGATTCACTATAATATTATGCTCAGGATT is part of the Populus alba chromosome 10, ASM523922v2, whole genome shotgun sequence genome and encodes:
- the LOC118061521 gene encoding serine/threonine receptor-like kinase NFP, which produces MTAKSHLVISLLFFIYYSTILHHFQAQPSTQGFTCTANQSSFPCQTYAFYRATAPNFLDLSSIGDLFSVSRLMISKPSNISSPASPLIPNQPLFVPLSCSCNTMNGTSISFANITYTIKPDDTFYLVSTESFGNLTTYQSVELVNPTLIPTRLPIGVEVIFPIFCKCPNQTQLQNKVNYLVSYVFQPSDNLSSVASTFGVETQSIVDANGNNIQPFDTIFIPVNQLPQLAQPTVFPSLAPSGKTQRKGLIIGLAVGLGIAGILLVLVSGVCFYRDGVLKKRRDFERDDQEKQRMQFNGGRKGLKDIEVSLMADVSDCLDKYRVFKIDELKEATDGFGENCLIDGSVFKGSINGETYAIKKMKWDACEELKILQKVNHGNLVKLEGFCIDPADANCYLVYEYVDNGSLHSWLHGNEKEKLSWKARLRIAIDVANGLQYIHEHTRPRVVHKDIRSSNILLDSSMRAKIANFGLAKSGYNAITMHIVGTQGYIAPEYLADGVVSTRMDVFSFGVVLLELISGKEAIDEEGKALWAEASGILEGNVEERKVKRLTQWMDKVLLEQSCLMESVMNAMVVAIACLHRDPSKRPSMVDIVYALCKTDDLFFDISEDVLSDPQVMAR
- the LOC118061523 gene encoding photosynthetic NDH subunit of subcomplex B 5, chloroplastic yields the protein MAASSSLSILLANPVPKISCNNQIGNMVSAFNQRTIKKLGTKYGSRTRLNAAGLSEIEPDLNEDPRDRWATPGVDAEDFKYGEWDGHHTYFEGQDKRTYWEILKEEYTSTEPPTGFQGFISWIFLPAVAAGMYFNVPGEYLFIGAGLFVFIFCVIEMDKPDKPHNFEPQIYNMERGARDKLIDDYNTMSIWDFNEKYGDLWDFTITREDITKR